The segment CAGGGCCACCGAGGCGCAGCTCGTGATGAGGCTGGAGCCGCCGTAGCTCATGAACGGCAGCGGGATGCCGGTCACGGGCATGATGCCCATCGTCATGCCGATGTTCTCGAAGATCTGGAACGCGAAGACGGCCAGGACGCCGGCGCACACGAGCGCCCCGTAGAAGTCGGCGGCGAGCCGGGCGGTTCGCCAGGTCCGCCACAGCACCAGCGCGAAGAGGCCGAGCAGCGTCGCGGCGCCGACGAACCCCAGCTCCTCGCCGACGGCCGTGAAGATGAAGTCGGTCTGCTGCTCGGGCACGAACCCGAGGCGGGTCTGGGAGCCCTTGAAGAGGCCGCGGCCGGTGAACCCGCCGATGGCGATCGTCTGCTTCGACTGGTTCTGGTTGTAGGCGGCGCCCTGCTTGGCCTTGGCGCCGCTCGAGAAGACGGTCGTCAGCCGGTCGATCTGGTACTGCTTCAGGAGCCCGAGGCTGACGACGCCGAAGATCAGGGTCGCCCCGAGCAGGGTGAGGGCGACGAGGTAGCGGCCGGGGACGCCGGCCACGGCCATCAGCCCGATCACGGCGAAGATCAGGACGACGTTCGTGCCGAGGTCGCCCTGCAGCTGCACGAGCCCGATCGGCACGAGGGCCAGGCCGACGAGCACGGTGAGCCGCCACGGGTTGATGTCGTCGCGGTGCTCGTTCACATAGCCGGCGAGGGCGACGACCAGGCCGAACTTGGCCAGCTCCGCGGGCTGGAGCTGAAAGCCGAACGGGAGCTGGAACCAGGCCTGGTGGCCCTTGACCTTCGACCCGATCGGGGACAGGACGAAGAACAGGGAGGCGACCGTGCCGAGGTACGCGAGCAGGGAGAAGTCGCGCAGCTTCCGGTAGTCGATGCGCAGCAGCACGATGCCGACGCCGATCCCGAGCACCAAGGCCAGCGCCTGGCGCTTCAGGAAGTACGTCGAGTCGCCGCCGACGATGCTGCGCGACGACGAGTAGATCATGAGCAGACCCATGCAGACGATGGCCAGGCAGGCGCCGATGAGCACCCAGTCGAGGCGCATGGTCAGGTCGGCGTCGAGGAGCACCCGCCGTCGACGGGACGTCGCGTACGAGCTCGTGTACGACGGAGCGTTCACGTAGCGACGCCGGGGGTAGGAGACGGCCATCGTCAGTCGTTCTTCGTCGGGGCGATCTGCACCGGCGCCGGGCTCGCGTTGCCGTTCAGGGTCTCGATGATCCGGCGGGCGATCGGCGCCGCCACGGTGCCGCCGAAGCCGGCCTGCTCCACGTTCACGACCACCACGTACTGGGGCTGGCTCGGGTCGGTCGGGTCGGGGTTCACGAGGCCGACGAACCACGACGTGTCCTCGGTGCCCGTCGGCTGCTGCGCCGTCCCGGTCTTGCCCGCGATCGGGAGCCCCTGGTAGCCGCTGAACGCGGCCGCCGCGGTGCCGTCGTTCGCGGTCACCGCCCCGACCAGGCCGGGCATGATCTGGGCCCGGATGTCGGGGCTGACGCTGACCTTGCGCGTCTCTTGGGGCGGGAGCTCGCGCACGACGGTCTTGCCGTCGGGGGCGAGCACCCGGCTGGCCAGCCGCGGCGAGTACAGGGTGCCGCCGTTGATGAACGCCGCGTAGGCGTCGGCGAGCTGCAGCGGCGTCACGAGGACGTCACCCTGCCCGACCGCCACGTTCAGGCTGTCACCGGGCAGCCAGTCGCGTGAGAAGGGGTCGGGGTTGCCTTGGTTGACCTGCGCCTTGAAGGTGCGGTCCGGGATGCGCCCGCTCGCCTCCTGCGGGAGCCCGATCCCGCTCGGCCGCCCGAAGCCGAACTGCTTGGCCACGGTCTGGACGCCGTAGCCCTTGGCGTGGTCGGCCTTCGGGGTCGCGCCGTACGGGCAGCTGATCGCCCCGCAGTTCCAGAGGTCGAAGAACCGGAGGCCGAGGTTGTAGAAGTAGACGTCGCTCGACACCTCGATGGCGTGCGGCAGGTCCACGATGCCGTGCGGCGTCTTGGCGGCGTTGCAGAACGACTGCGGGTTGCTCGCCGACCCGAACTTGATGCACCCGTTGTCGTTGAAGGTATAGGTGCTCGTGTTCGGCACCGCGGCCCCGTACTGGAGGGCAGCGATCGCGGTCATCAGCTTGAACGTCGACCCGGGCGGGTAGAGGCCCTGCGTCGCGCGGTTCAGCAGCGGGAAGTGCATCGCCGGGTCGGCCAGGGCCTGGAACTGGTCCTGGGGGATCCCGCTCGTGAACTGGCTCACCTGGTACTCGGGGGCCGATGCCAGCGCGACGACGGAGCCGTCGCGCGCGTTGAGCACGACCGCCGCCCCGCCGGTTCCACCGAAGTTCTTCAGCTGGCTCGTCACCTTGGTGTCGCGGTAGCCCTGGACCTGGGTGATCCCCTCCTGCAGCGCGACCTGCGCCTCGTGCTGCACGGTGGCGTCCATCGTCAGCTGGATGCTGTTGCCGGTCTTGGCGGGCGTGTCGTTCAGGACCCGCACCACGCGGCCCCGGCTGTTCACCTCGAGCTTGCGGACGTGGGGCGTCCCGCGCAGCTCGTGCTCGAAGACCTGCTCGACGCCGTCCTTCCCGATCACGTCCTCCGGGGTGTAGCGGTCGTGCGGGTGCACCTTGAGGTCGTGGCCGTTCACGGCGCCGATGTAACCGAGCAGGTGGGAGGCGAGGTCGCCGGGGGGTGCGGGGTTGGCGTACGGGTAGACACGGACGCTGCGCTGGGTCGCGATCACCCCCGGGAACTCCTGCGGCCGCTCCTTGATCTTCACGAGCGTGTCGTAGGACAGGTCGTCCTTGATCGGGATCGGCTGGTACAAGGTCAGGCGGGGGTCGTGGATCTGCTTCCAGAGGTTGGCCTCGGTCACCGGCTTCACCGGGGTGGAGAGCAACGGCGCCAGGTTGTGGACCGTGACCTTGAGCTGGCTCAGCGCGACCCCGCGCTGGATCTGGAGCGAGGTGACGAGGCGGTTCTCGACCACGACCTTGCCGCTGGCGTCGAGGATGCTGCCCCGCGCGCCGGGGTCGGTGACGACCCGGGTGCGGTTGGCCTGGGTCGCGGCCGCGTAGCTGCTCGAGGAGGCCACCTGCAGGAACCACAGCCGGCCGAGCAGCCCGAAGAACAGCAGCGCGATCACGCCACCGATGACCGACAGCCGCAGCCGGCTGTTGCCCTCGGTCACGCGTCGATCACCCCGCTCCGCCTCTCGCTGTGTCGCTCGAGCCCACGGTCCGCCGGCTGGGCGCCGCCGGCCGCCCCGGGGCAGCGAGACCAGCAGCGGGCTCGCGGCAAGGTGGGAGAAAGCCTAGCGAGGGGGCCACGCCTGACCGAGGTCAGTCCGCGACGCCCAGCGCACGAACGGGAACACGGCGCTGGCGACGAGCGCGTCGTACAGCGAGGCGACGATGACGACCTGGATGCTGTGGGCCATGAGCAGCTCGTCGTGGCCGGCGATGCCGCCCACGAGGATGAAGATGACGTTGCCGACCAGGCCGCCCACGCCGCCGAGCAGCGGCGCGATGCCGCGCGACTCCCGGATGAGCCCGCTCTGGAACAGCCCGACGCCGTAGCCGGTGAGGGCGAACGCCAGCGCGGAGAGCCCGAGCGGCGTGGTGAGGAAGAGGTCGGTGGCGAGACCGCTCGCGAAGCCGAAGAGGGAGCCGGACAGCGGTCCCGAGTTGTAGGCCATGGCGACGGTCGCCACGAGGCAGAGGTCGGGGACGGCGTCGAACACGCGCAGGTGCGTGAACACGGTCGTCTGGAGGACGACGAGGGTGATGACGACCAGGACCAGTCGGATGCGGCGGATGCCCACGAGCCGACGATCACCTGCCCGTCGGCGCCGCGGTCGGGTCAGGCCACCGGAGGACCTTGACGAAGTCGAGGTTGTCGAGGCTGACGAGGGGCGCGGCCGTGATCGTCGGGGCCAGGTCCTGGGCCTGCTTCGAGTAGCTGACGATGGTGGCGACGGGCAGGTCGGGCGGGAAGGCCGAGTTCGACACCGCCGAGGTGAAGAGGAGCTCGCCCTTCTGCGCCCGGACCTGGTTGTCGGAGAGGAACCCGATGCGCAGGTCGCGGTCCCCGGCTCGGGCTTGGGTGATGCCGACCGCGTTGCTCACCTCGAAGCGGACGCCGACCCCGAGGCTGGGGCTGTCGATGAGGGTCACCGTGGCTTGGTGGCTGGCGACCTGGGTGATCGTGCCGACCAGCCCGTCGCCGGTGACGACGGGGTAGCCGACGCGGATGCCGCGGCTCGAGCCCTTGTTGATGTCGACGGTGCGCTCGAAGTTGCCGGGGGCGCCGCCGGTGACCCGGGCCGCGACGCCGGTGGCGTCCTCGACGGTGGGGAGGTCGAGCAGCTTCTCGAGCTGCCCGACCTCGGCGCCGACGCCCCGGTTGCGGCGCAGCTGGCCTCGCAGCGTGGCCACCTCGCGCTTCAGGCCGGCGTTCTGGTCCTTCACCGACCCGTAGTCCGTGATCCCGCCGGCGACGTCGCGGAGGGGCTGGAACGCGCTGTCGACGACCGACTGCACCGGGGAGATGACGTTGTGCGCGGCCGAGTGGAGCGAGCCGGTCACGCCGGTGCCCCCCGAGTCGAACGAGATCAGCAGCACCGCGGTGACGACGAGGACCGTGAGCAGCGACCGACCCCGCAGATCCCGCCGATAGACGACCATGAGCGTCTCGCCTCAGAGAGCCGGAGGGCTCGGATCAGTCGTCGGGTCCGCTGATCAGCACCTGCCGGAGCACGTCGAACTGCTCGAGGCAGCGGCCCGAGCCGAGCACCACCGCGAACAGCGCGTTCTTGGAGCGCCGCACCGGCA is part of the Acidimicrobiia bacterium genome and harbors:
- the mreC gene encoding rod shape-determining protein MreC; its protein translation is MVVYRRDLRGRSLLTVLVVTAVLLISFDSGGTGVTGSLHSAAHNVISPVQSVVDSAFQPLRDVAGGITDYGSVKDQNAGLKREVATLRGQLRRNRGVGAEVGQLEKLLDLPTVEDATGVAARVTGGAPGNFERTVDINKGSSRGIRVGYPVVTGDGLVGTITQVASHQATVTLIDSPSLGVGVRFEVSNAVGITQARAGDRDLRIGFLSDNQVRAQKGELLFTSAVSNSAFPPDLPVATIVSYSKQAQDLAPTITAAPLVSLDNLDFVKVLRWPDPTAAPTGR
- a CDS encoding FtsW/RodA/SpoVE family cell cycle protein; its protein translation is MAVSYPRRRYVNAPSYTSSYATSRRRRVLLDADLTMRLDWVLIGACLAIVCMGLLMIYSSSRSIVGGDSTYFLKRQALALVLGIGVGIVLLRIDYRKLRDFSLLAYLGTVASLFFVLSPIGSKVKGHQAWFQLPFGFQLQPAELAKFGLVVALAGYVNEHRDDINPWRLTVLVGLALVPIGLVQLQGDLGTNVVLIFAVIGLMAVAGVPGRYLVALTLLGATLIFGVVSLGLLKQYQIDRLTTVFSSGAKAKQGAAYNQNQSKQTIAIGGFTGRGLFKGSQTRLGFVPEQQTDFIFTAVGEELGFVGAATLLGLFALVLWRTWRTARLAADFYGALVCAGVLAVFAFQIFENIGMTMGIMPVTGIPLPFMSYGGSSLITSCASVALVANVYARRFD
- the mreD gene encoding rod shape-determining protein MreD, with amino-acid sequence MGIRRIRLVLVVITLVVLQTTVFTHLRVFDAVPDLCLVATVAMAYNSGPLSGSLFGFASGLATDLFLTTPLGLSALAFALTGYGVGLFQSGLIRESRGIAPLLGGVGGLVGNVIFILVGGIAGHDELLMAHSIQVVIVASLYDALVASAVFPFVRWASRTDLGQAWPPR
- the mrdA gene encoding penicillin-binding protein 2, translating into MTEGNSRLRLSVIGGVIALLFFGLLGRLWFLQVASSSSYAAATQANRTRVVTDPGARGSILDASGKVVVENRLVTSLQIQRGVALSQLKVTVHNLAPLLSTPVKPVTEANLWKQIHDPRLTLYQPIPIKDDLSYDTLVKIKERPQEFPGVIATQRSVRVYPYANPAPPGDLASHLLGYIGAVNGHDLKVHPHDRYTPEDVIGKDGVEQVFEHELRGTPHVRKLEVNSRGRVVRVLNDTPAKTGNSIQLTMDATVQHEAQVALQEGITQVQGYRDTKVTSQLKNFGGTGGAAVVLNARDGSVVALASAPEYQVSQFTSGIPQDQFQALADPAMHFPLLNRATQGLYPPGSTFKLMTAIAALQYGAAVPNTSTYTFNDNGCIKFGSASNPQSFCNAAKTPHGIVDLPHAIEVSSDVYFYNLGLRFFDLWNCGAISCPYGATPKADHAKGYGVQTVAKQFGFGRPSGIGLPQEASGRIPDRTFKAQVNQGNPDPFSRDWLPGDSLNVAVGQGDVLVTPLQLADAYAAFINGGTLYSPRLASRVLAPDGKTVVRELPPQETRKVSVSPDIRAQIMPGLVGAVTANDGTAAAAFSGYQGLPIAGKTGTAQQPTGTEDTSWFVGLVNPDPTDPSQPQYVVVVNVEQAGFGGTVAAPIARRIIETLNGNASPAPVQIAPTKND